A window from Burkholderiales bacterium encodes these proteins:
- the coxA gene encoding cytochrome c oxidase subunit 1, translating into MAAVHGHAESHAHGHEHHPSGLLRWVMTTNHKDIGTMYLWFSFIMFLVGGVMALTIRAELFQPGLQVVNPDFFNQMTTLHGLIMVFGAIMPAFVGFANWQIPMMIGAPDMAFPRLNNWSFWLLPPAALLLIISMFVPGGAAAAGWTLYPPLTVQLGMGMDLTIFAIHILGMSSILGSINIITTILNLRAPGMTLMKMPLFVWTWLITAYLLIAVMPVLAGAVTMLLTDRHFDTHFFNPAGGGDPVLFQHIFWFFGHPEVYIIAIPAFGVISQVIPAFSRKPLFGYTSMVYATASIAVLSFLVWAHHMFTVGMPVEAQLYYMYATMLIAVPTGVKVFNWIATMWRGSLTFETPMLFALGFLFLFTIGGLTGLILAITPVDIQLHDTYYVVAHFHYVMVAGALFSAFAGVYFWLPKWTGRMYDERLGKWHFWLSIIFFNVAFFPQHFLGLAGMPRRIPDYALQFADFNMMSSIGAFGFGLSQVLFLYIVLKAIRSGEKAPEKPWEGADSLEWTALPTPAPYHSFETPPVIK; encoded by the coding sequence ATGGCAGCAGTGCACGGACACGCTGAGAGTCACGCCCATGGGCACGAGCATCATCCCAGCGGCCTCCTGCGCTGGGTGATGACTACCAACCACAAGGACATCGGCACGATGTACCTGTGGTTCAGCTTCATCATGTTCCTGGTGGGCGGCGTCATGGCCCTCACCATCCGCGCCGAGCTGTTCCAGCCGGGGCTTCAGGTGGTGAACCCCGACTTCTTCAACCAGATGACCACCCTGCACGGCCTGATCATGGTGTTCGGGGCCATCATGCCGGCCTTCGTGGGCTTCGCCAACTGGCAGATCCCCATGATGATCGGGGCGCCGGACATGGCCTTCCCCCGGCTCAACAACTGGTCCTTCTGGCTGCTGCCGCCGGCGGCGCTGCTGCTCATCATCTCCATGTTCGTGCCCGGGGGCGCGGCCGCGGCGGGCTGGACCCTGTATCCGCCCCTCACCGTCCAGCTCGGTATGGGCATGGATCTCACCATCTTCGCTATCCACATCCTGGGAATGTCTTCCATCCTGGGCTCGATCAACATCATCACCACCATCCTCAACCTGCGGGCGCCGGGGATGACCCTGATGAAGATGCCCCTGTTCGTGTGGACCTGGCTGATCACCGCGTACCTCCTGATCGCCGTGATGCCGGTGCTCGCCGGGGCGGTGACCATGCTGCTCACCGACCGCCATTTCGACACCCACTTCTTCAACCCGGCGGGCGGCGGCGACCCGGTGCTGTTCCAGCACATCTTCTGGTTTTTCGGCCACCCGGAGGTGTACATCATCGCCATTCCCGCCTTCGGCGTCATTTCCCAGGTGATCCCCGCCTTCTCCCGCAAGCCCCTGTTCGGCTACACCTCCATGGTGTACGCGACCGCCTCCATCGCGGTGCTCTCGTTCCTGGTGTGGGCGCACCATATGTTCACCGTGGGCATGCCGGTGGAAGCGCAGCTCTACTACATGTACGCCACCATGCTGATCGCCGTGCCCACCGGGGTGAAGGTATTCAACTGGATCGCCACCATGTGGCGCGGGTCGCTCACCTTCGAGACGCCCATGCTCTTCGCCTTGGGTTTCTTGTTCCTGTTCACCATCGGGGGGCTCACGGGGCTGATCCTCGCCATCACGCCGGTGGACATCCAGCTCCATGACACCTATTACGTGGTGGCCCACTTCCACTACGTGATGGTGGCAGGGGCCCTGTTCTCGGCCTTCGCCGGGGTGTATTTCTGGCTGCCCAAGTGGACCGGGCGCATGTACGACGAGCGGCTGGGCAAGTGGCACTTCTGGCTGTCCATCATTTTCTTCAACGTGGCCTTCTTCCCGCAGCACTTCCTGGGCCTCGCGGGCATGCCGCGGCGCATTCCCGACTACGCCCTGCAGTTCGCCGACTTCAACATGATGTCCTCCATCGGTGCCTTCGGCTTCGGCCTTTCCCAGGTGCTGTTCCTGTACATCGTGCTGAAGGCGATCCGAAGCGGTGAGAAGGCTCCTGAGAAGCCGTGGGAGGGGGCGGACAGCCTGGAGTGGACGGCGCTACCGACGCCCGCGCCTTACCACAGCTTCGAGACGCCGCCGGTGATCAAGTGA
- the bioD gene encoding ATP-dependent dethiobiotin synthetase BioD, translated as MSAGASAVMGRGLFVTGTDTGVGKTLVACALVHRLREKGWSVAGMKPVAAGCEDGRSPDVEALAGASGRPFPRALINPYPLALPIAPHLAARSEGVEIRPQPILEAFRRLAQEAEGVIVEGVGGFRVPLASDWDTADLAVRLALPMILVVGMRLGCLNHALLTGEAIRARGLRLAGWVANTLDPAMAAFHDNVAALEERLGAPCLGVVPALPQPDPQAAARFLRLPPPWE; from the coding sequence ATGAGCGCCGGCGCTTCCGCGGTCATGGGACGCGGTCTCTTCGTCACCGGCACCGACACCGGAGTCGGCAAGACCCTGGTGGCCTGTGCCCTGGTGCACCGGCTGCGGGAGAAGGGATGGTCGGTGGCGGGGATGAAGCCCGTCGCCGCCGGCTGCGAAGACGGCCGCTCCCCCGACGTGGAAGCCCTGGCGGGCGCTTCCGGCCGCCCCTTCCCCCGGGCGCTGATCAACCCGTATCCCCTGGCCTTGCCCATCGCGCCCCATCTCGCCGCTCGATCGGAGGGCGTGGAGATCCGGCCGCAGCCGATTCTGGAAGCTTTCCGCCGCCTGGCGCAGGAGGCGGAGGGGGTGATCGTGGAAGGGGTGGGCGGCTTCCGGGTTCCCCTGGCCTCGGACTGGGATACCGCCGACTTAGCGGTCCGGCTGGCGCTCCCCATGATCCTGGTGGTGGGCATGCGGCTGGGCTGCCTCAACCACGCCCTGCTCACCGGGGAGGCGATCCGGGCCCGGGGTTTGCGTCTAGCGGGCTGGGTGGCCAACACCCTTGATCCCGCCATGGCCGCCTTCCACGACAACGTGGCTGCTCTGGAAGAACGCCTGGGGGCGCCGTGCCTCGGCGTGGTCCCGGCGCTCCCGCAGCCGGATCCCCAGGCGGCGGCGCGCTTCTTGAGGTTGCCGCCGCCCTGGGAATAG
- the bioC gene encoding malonyl-[acyl-carrier protein] O-methyltransferase: MASPTDFLYRIDKRAVRRAFERAADGYEAAALLQREVAGRLLARLDYIKLEARTVLDAGTGTGYALPGLKRRYPQARLVALDLALNMLRKIETRRGGWRRFLPGRDPLPERVCGDLERLPLAGASVDLVWSNLTLQWCNDPARVFAEVRRVLRPGGLFLFTTFGPDTLKELRQAFAGVDGYVHVSRFIDMHDLGDALVRAGFADPVMDMEFITVAYAEFGQILRDLKAIGAHNATEGRRRGLMGKNQWRQAQARYEALRRDGRLPATFEVVYGHAWQRAPRLSAGERAVIEIRPRRPT, translated from the coding sequence ATGGCGAGTCCCACCGATTTCCTCTACCGCATCGATAAGCGCGCGGTGCGCCGCGCCTTCGAGCGGGCGGCCGACGGCTACGAGGCCGCAGCGCTGCTGCAGCGGGAAGTGGCCGGACGCCTGCTGGCGCGCCTGGACTACATCAAGCTGGAGGCGCGCACGGTGCTGGACGCAGGCACCGGCACGGGCTACGCGCTCCCGGGCCTCAAGCGCCGCTATCCCCAGGCCCGCCTGGTAGCCCTAGACCTGGCGCTCAACATGCTCAGGAAGATCGAGACCCGCCGGGGCGGCTGGCGGCGGTTTCTTCCCGGGCGGGATCCGCTGCCGGAGCGGGTGTGCGGCGACCTGGAACGCCTGCCCTTGGCGGGGGCCAGCGTGGACCTGGTCTGGTCCAACCTGACCCTGCAGTGGTGCAACGACCCAGCGCGGGTGTTCGCCGAGGTGCGGCGGGTGTTGCGGCCGGGGGGGCTTTTCCTGTTCACCACCTTCGGCCCCGACACGCTCAAGGAGCTGCGGCAGGCCTTCGCCGGCGTGGACGGCTACGTCCACGTGAGCCGCTTCATCGACATGCACGACCTGGGCGACGCCCTGGTGCGCGCCGGCTTCGCCGACCCGGTGATGGACATGGAGTTCATCACCGTCGCCTACGCCGAGTTCGGGCAGATCCTGCGCGACCTCAAAGCGATCGGTGCCCACAATGCCACGGAGGGCCGCCGCCGCGGGCTCATGGGCAAGAACCAATGGCGCCAGGCCCAGGCGCGCTACGAAGCCCTGCGGCGGGACGGCCGGCTGCCGGCCACCTTCGAGGTGGTGTACGGCCATGCCTGGCAGCGGGCGCCGCGGCTTTCCGCGGGCGAGCGGGCGGTGATCGAGATCAGACCCCGAAGGCCGACATGA
- the bioH gene encoding pimeloyl-[acyl-carrier protein] methyl ester esterase has protein sequence MKDRLHVTCCGRGPDLVLLHGWGLHEGVWETLAAALARQARVHRVDLPGHGKSDPLPGEWPEWVEALGEVVPPGAVVGGWSLGAQLALALAVARPGRVSGLVLVSATPRFVAGHDWSQGVAGAVLDRFEAGLARDPDATLERFLVLMARGAARPRALVEKLRAVQGAGPRPAAEALAAGLKFLRDNDLRPLVARVGCPVQVIHGEPDEIVPAAAGAWLASRLPRARLARVPGGGHAPFLVEPETCTALFERFIEQVYGESHRFPLPHR, from the coding sequence ATGAAGGATCGGCTGCATGTGACGTGCTGTGGCCGGGGGCCGGACCTGGTGTTACTCCACGGCTGGGGGCTGCACGAGGGCGTCTGGGAAACGCTGGCCGCCGCCCTGGCACGGCAGGCCCGGGTGCACCGGGTGGACCTGCCGGGCCACGGGAAGAGTGACCCCTTGCCCGGCGAATGGCCGGAGTGGGTGGAGGCGCTGGGGGAGGTGGTTCCCCCGGGCGCCGTCGTGGGCGGTTGGTCCCTGGGCGCCCAGCTCGCCCTGGCCCTGGCCGTGGCTCGCCCCGGGCGGGTGTCCGGGCTGGTGCTGGTGAGCGCCACCCCCCGCTTCGTGGCGGGCCATGACTGGTCCCAGGGGGTCGCGGGAGCGGTGCTGGACCGATTCGAGGCGGGGCTCGCCCGCGATCCCGACGCCACCCTGGAGCGGTTCCTGGTGCTCATGGCCCGCGGGGCGGCCCGCCCCCGCGCCCTGGTGGAGAAGCTTCGCGCCGTCCAGGGAGCGGGTCCCCGGCCGGCGGCCGAGGCCCTGGCGGCGGGACTTAAGTTTCTCCGGGACAACGACCTGCGCCCCCTCGTCGCCCGGGTGGGCTGTCCGGTCCAGGTGATCCATGGGGAGCCGGACGAAATCGTTCCCGCGGCAGCGGGGGCGTGGCTCGCTTCCCGGCTCCCCCGGGCCCGGCTCGCCCGGGTGCCCGGCGGCGGGCACGCCCCATTCCTTGTCGAACCGGAGACGTGCACCGCCCTCTTCGAGCGTTTCATCGAGCAGGTTTATGGCGAGTCCCACCGATTTCCTCTACCGCATCGATAA
- a CDS encoding hypothetical protein (possible pseudo, frameshifted), whose translation MVLTDAVFSMDGDLAPLPQLLALCEEFDAWLVVDDAHGFGVLGERGRGTLSHFGLRSPRIVYMGTLGKAAGVFGAFVAGDAAVVETLIQRARPYIYTTALPPLLACALLESLRLIEGGDERRARLREHVARLRRRLPTGPWRFMASQTPIQPLVLGDNALALAASRILARLGILVPAIRPPTVPPGTARLRISLSAAHGEADVDRLAEALVQAGRELAVPASGELAQ comes from the coding sequence GTGGTGTTGACGGACGCCGTGTTCAGCATGGACGGGGACCTGGCGCCGCTGCCGCAGCTCCTCGCCTTGTGCGAAGAATTCGACGCCTGGCTGGTGGTGGACGACGCCCACGGTTTCGGTGTGCTGGGTGAAAGAGGCCGGGGGACGCTCTCCCATTTCGGCCTGCGTTCCCCCCGCATCGTCTACATGGGTACCCTGGGCAAGGCCGCTGGGGTGTTCGGCGCCTTCGTCGCGGGCGATGCCGCGGTGGTGGAGACCCTGATCCAGCGGGCCCGTCCCTACATCTACACCACGGCTTTGCCGCCGCTCCTCGCCTGCGCCCTCCTCGAGAGCCTGCGCTTGATCGAGGGCGGCGACGAGCGCCGGGCCCGGCTCCGGGAGCATGTCGCCCGGCTGCGCCGCCGCCTGCCTACCGGGCCCTGGCGGTTTATGGCCTCCCAAACGCCGATCCAGCCCCTGGTCCTGGGGGACAACGCCCTCGCCCTGGCGGCGAGCCGGATCCTTGCTCGCCTGGGAATCCTGGTTCCGGCGATTCGTCCCCCCACCGTGCCCCCGGGTACCGCCCGGCTGCGCATCTCCCTGTCTGCCGCCCATGGAGAGGCGGACGTGGATCGGCTGGCGGAGGCCCTGGTCCAGGCGGGGCGGGAGCTGGCTGTACCTGCGTCCGGGGAGCTTGCCCAATGA
- the bioB gene encoding biotin synthase, translating to MEAVLALFERPFNDLLFEAQRVHRRHFDPNQVQLSTLLSIKTGACPEDCAYCPQSVRYATGLAAQELLSLPDVVAAARAAKAKGATRFCMGAAWRGPKDRDLERVAEMVSAVKALGLETCVTLGMLKEGQAERLRAAGLDYYNHNLDTDPEFYGRIITTRTQAERLETLARVRSAGIRVCCGGIVGMGESRRHRAGMIAQLASLDPYPESVPINALVQVEGTPLYGTEALDPLEFVRTVACARITMPKAWVRLSAGRETMPEPVQALCFFAGANSVFYGERLLTTGNPQVERDQALFAKLGLKALS from the coding sequence GTGGAAGCGGTGCTCGCCCTGTTCGAGCGGCCCTTCAATGACCTGCTGTTCGAAGCCCAGCGGGTCCACCGGCGGCATTTCGATCCGAACCAGGTGCAGCTCTCTACGCTCCTTTCCATCAAGACCGGCGCCTGTCCCGAGGACTGCGCCTATTGCCCTCAGTCGGTGCGCTACGCGACCGGCCTCGCGGCACAGGAGCTTCTCTCCCTGCCCGACGTGGTGGCCGCGGCCCGCGCCGCGAAAGCCAAGGGTGCGACCCGCTTTTGCATGGGGGCCGCCTGGCGCGGCCCGAAAGACCGGGACCTGGAACGGGTCGCCGAGATGGTGAGCGCGGTAAAGGCCCTGGGCCTGGAAACCTGCGTCACCCTGGGGATGCTGAAGGAGGGACAGGCGGAGCGGCTGCGGGCGGCGGGGCTCGATTATTACAACCACAACCTGGACACGGACCCGGAGTTCTACGGGCGCATCATCACCACCCGCACCCAGGCCGAGCGGCTGGAAACCCTGGCCCGGGTGCGCTCCGCCGGCATCCGGGTTTGTTGCGGCGGCATCGTGGGCATGGGGGAGAGCCGGCGGCATCGGGCGGGCATGATCGCCCAGCTCGCCAGCCTGGACCCCTATCCCGAGAGCGTGCCCATCAACGCCCTGGTGCAGGTGGAGGGCACGCCCCTGTACGGCACCGAGGCGCTGGATCCCCTCGAGTTCGTGCGTACCGTCGCCTGCGCTCGCATCACCATGCCCAAGGCGTGGGTGCGCCTGTCCGCCGGGCGCGAAACCATGCCCGAGCCGGTGCAGGCCCTGTGCTTTTTCGCGGGCGCGAATTCCGTCTTCTACGGCGAAAGGCTGCTCACCACCGGCAACCCCCAGGTGGAGCGGGACCAGGCCTTGTTCGCCAAGCTGGGGCTTAAGGCCCTCTCCTGA
- a CDS encoding general secretion pathway protein GspA, with the protein MYEAHFGLRELPFGLTPDTSFFFACSTYQEALNTLLVAAGTGEGFIKITGEVGTGKTLLARKFLASLGRQFVTAYIPNPHLDSQALLQTLAEDFQVQIPGEGDCTRLIRALTHALLDYARAGKRVLVCLDEAQAMPLKTLETLRLLTNLETEKRKLVQVVLFGQPELDENLQDRSVRQLRQRITFQYRLKGLSPEETRRYLNHRLQVAGYQGGEVFTAPAVGLLHAFSGGVPRLLNILAHKSMMVAYGKGRRAVAAGAVVRAALDTPAAARGFARRAWPVATGALLSLGGLTWMWLA; encoded by the coding sequence ATGTACGAGGCCCACTTCGGGTTGCGGGAGCTGCCCTTCGGGCTGACGCCGGACACCAGCTTCTTCTTCGCTTGCTCCACCTACCAGGAAGCGCTCAACACCCTGCTGGTGGCGGCCGGCACCGGGGAGGGCTTCATCAAGATCACGGGCGAAGTGGGCACGGGCAAGACCCTGCTCGCCCGCAAGTTCCTCGCTTCCCTGGGGCGCCAATTCGTCACCGCCTACATCCCCAATCCCCACCTCGATTCCCAGGCCCTGTTGCAGACCCTGGCGGAAGATTTCCAGGTCCAGATCCCGGGCGAGGGCGATTGCACTCGCTTGATCCGGGCCCTGACCCACGCGCTGCTCGACTACGCCAGGGCGGGGAAGCGGGTACTGGTATGCCTGGACGAGGCCCAGGCGATGCCCTTGAAGACTCTGGAGACGCTGCGCCTGCTCACCAACCTGGAGACCGAGAAGCGCAAGCTGGTCCAGGTGGTACTGTTCGGCCAGCCCGAGCTGGACGAAAACCTGCAGGACCGCTCGGTGCGGCAGTTGCGCCAGCGGATCACGTTCCAGTACCGGCTCAAGGGCTTGAGCCCCGAAGAGACCCGCCGCTACCTGAATCACCGGCTGCAGGTGGCGGGCTATCAGGGCGGAGAGGTCTTCACTGCCCCCGCCGTGGGGCTGCTGCACGCCTTCTCCGGCGGTGTGCCCCGGCTCCTCAACATCCTGGCCCACAAGTCCATGATGGTGGCCTACGGGAAGGGGCGCCGCGCCGTCGCGGCGGGCGCCGTGGTTCGCGCCGCCCTGGATACCCCGGCGGCGGCCCGGGGCTTCGCGCGCCGCGCCTGGCCCGTGGCCACGGGGGCGTTGCTTTCCCTCGGCGGGCTCACCTGGATGTGGCTGGCATGA
- the mshL gene encoding pilus (MSHA type) biogenesis protein MshL, with protein MRALAATLAAAALLLGGCSTTPPKHGTTYDVMLEELKRAAGERPKPATPEAVERALLPSLTIEVPKAIPAPEEPRFDLAVTNAPAAQVFMAIVSGTRYNMLVHPEVKGTLTVNLRDVTVREALDAIRDLYGYEYTLEGNRIVIHPLTVRTKVFRVGYLTGVRRGASETTVSSSAIQGVAPGPLFTPQSTAVTLPGQAAPAIKSSEVTTRSESDFWKELTAALNAIVGSGEGRSVVVSPQSGVVVVRAMPEELKNVEVFLKASRLNVERQVVLEAKILEVELNDGYEAGINWAAFRANDGRLSAGQLAPGTLLRPNGSLNTGATFSTDPVTGVTTIQNPAVSALPGVDLVRPGTAGGLFSLAFQTGSFAALLSFLETQGNVHVLSSPRIATLNNQKAVLKVGQDELFVTNVSSTTTTGTATTTTPTVTLQSFFSGIALDVTPQIDERNMITLHIHPSVSDVQQIERQIDLSGTLGTIRIPVPRSQIRETDSIVRVEDGQIVAIGGLMAQTQTEERSGVPGLSDIPFLGAAFRQTQQRSTKRELVILLKPTIIKSDQEWVGELGESRERLEKLDRGFSWGGKSEVFGTKGEGGPAPWESSARQPQPR; from the coding sequence ATGAGAGCGCTGGCAGCCACGCTCGCCGCGGCGGCGCTGCTGCTGGGAGGGTGCTCTACCACGCCGCCCAAGCACGGCACCACCTATGACGTCATGCTGGAGGAGCTGAAGCGGGCCGCCGGGGAGCGGCCCAAGCCCGCTACGCCGGAGGCGGTGGAGCGGGCCCTGCTGCCCTCCCTCACCATCGAAGTGCCGAAGGCGATTCCGGCCCCGGAGGAACCGCGCTTCGACCTGGCGGTGACCAACGCGCCGGCGGCCCAGGTGTTCATGGCCATCGTTTCGGGCACCCGCTACAACATGCTCGTTCACCCCGAGGTCAAGGGAACCCTGACGGTGAACCTGCGCGACGTCACGGTGCGGGAGGCTCTGGACGCGATCCGGGACCTTTACGGTTACGAGTACACCCTGGAGGGCAACCGCATCGTGATCCACCCGCTCACAGTGCGAACTAAGGTGTTTCGCGTGGGCTACCTCACCGGGGTACGGCGGGGCGCCTCGGAGACCACCGTCAGCTCCAGCGCGATCCAGGGTGTTGCCCCCGGGCCGTTGTTCACGCCCCAGTCCACGGCGGTGACTCTGCCCGGGCAGGCCGCCCCGGCGATCAAGAGCAGCGAGGTCACCACCCGATCCGAGTCCGATTTCTGGAAGGAGCTGACCGCGGCCCTCAACGCCATCGTGGGTAGCGGCGAGGGGCGCAGCGTGGTGGTGAGCCCCCAGTCGGGGGTGGTGGTGGTGCGCGCCATGCCGGAGGAGCTCAAGAACGTGGAGGTGTTCCTCAAGGCGTCCCGGCTCAACGTGGAGCGCCAGGTGGTGCTGGAGGCGAAGATCCTGGAGGTGGAACTCAACGACGGCTATGAAGCCGGCATCAACTGGGCGGCGTTCCGGGCCAACGACGGCCGACTCTCCGCGGGCCAACTCGCCCCGGGAACCCTCCTGCGCCCGAACGGAAGCCTCAACACGGGCGCTACCTTCAGCACCGACCCGGTGACTGGGGTCACCACGATCCAGAATCCCGCCGTGAGCGCCCTCCCCGGGGTGGATCTCGTCCGTCCGGGGACGGCGGGCGGCCTCTTCAGCCTGGCGTTCCAGACCGGCAGCTTCGCCGCCCTGCTGTCCTTCCTGGAAACCCAGGGCAACGTCCACGTGCTCTCCAGCCCCCGCATCGCCACCCTGAACAACCAGAAGGCGGTGCTCAAGGTGGGTCAGGACGAGCTTTTCGTCACTAACGTGAGCTCCACCACCACCACCGGCACGGCCACCACCACCACGCCCACCGTGACCCTGCAGTCGTTCTTCTCGGGTATCGCCCTGGACGTTACACCCCAAATCGACGAGCGCAACATGATCACCCTGCACATCCATCCTTCCGTGAGCGACGTGCAGCAGATCGAGCGGCAAATCGATCTCTCGGGCACCCTGGGTACCATCCGCATCCCCGTGCCCCGCAGCCAGATCCGGGAGACCGACAGCATCGTCCGGGTGGAGGACGGGCAGATCGTGGCCATCGGCGGCCTCATGGCCCAGACCCAGACCGAGGAACGCTCCGGGGTGCCGGGCCTGTCCGACATCCCGTTCCTGGGCGCCGCCTTCCGCCAGACCCAGCAGCGTTCCACCAAGCGGGAGCTGGTGATCCTGCTCAAGCCCACCATCATCAAGAGCGACCAGGAATGGGTCGGCGAGCTGGGGGAGAGCCGGGAGCGGCTGGAGAAGCTGGACCGGGGCTTCTCCTGGGGCGGGAAGTCCGAGGTGTTCGGGACCAAGGGGGAAGGGGGGCCTGCGCCCTGGGAGTCCTCCGCCCGGCAGCCGCAGCCCAGGTGA
- the mshD gene encoding MSHA biogenesis protein MshD encodes MSTADARGAADGGGRRALRGISLIELVVFIAIVAIGVTGILSVFTYTTRHSSDPLAQKQALAIAESLLEEVLLMPFTWCDPDDPGAPTASGPGDCATPEGLGPEAGESRYSATAPFDNVNDYHGFDTQTASPAGICDLAGNCFSALSAYRAVVSVAQEAAGGIPAGDSLRVTVTVTGPAGTSVTVDGYRTRHTPTGVP; translated from the coding sequence ATGTCCACGGCTGACGCGAGGGGTGCCGCTGACGGCGGTGGGCGTCGGGCTCTTCGTGGCATCAGCCTGATTGAGCTGGTTGTGTTCATCGCGATTGTGGCGATCGGTGTCACGGGCATCCTGAGCGTGTTTACCTACACCACCCGCCATTCCAGCGATCCCCTGGCGCAAAAGCAGGCCCTGGCCATCGCCGAATCCCTGCTGGAAGAGGTACTCCTCATGCCCTTCACCTGGTGCGATCCGGACGACCCCGGCGCGCCCACGGCGAGCGGCCCCGGGGATTGCGCCACGCCGGAGGGTCTGGGGCCGGAGGCGGGGGAGAGCCGTTACTCCGCCACCGCTCCTTTCGACAACGTGAACGACTACCACGGCTTCGACACCCAGACGGCCTCGCCCGCCGGCATTTGCGATCTCGCGGGCAACTGCTTTTCCGCCTTGAGCGCCTATCGCGCGGTGGTGAGCGTCGCGCAGGAGGCCGCCGGGGGGATTCCCGCCGGTGACTCTTTGCGGGTCACGGTGACAGTGACCGGCCCTGCGGGAACCTCCGTCACGGTGGACGGCTACCGCACTCGCCACACGCCCACCGGGGTGCCGTGA
- a CDS encoding type IV pilin yields MARITRGFTLIELVVVIAVIAILAAVALPRYINLQQQARVAKVQGIYGAIRSAAALAHAQALVTSTPTTGAATVVMEGQTIDLFHGYPTASSSDNNPLPAAPNRGILVAAQLDDVADGLTFAGGGTGAGATLNVRVIGAPTPTACQVSYTAPAAGGSSPAITVVTTGC; encoded by the coding sequence ATGGCTCGTATAACTCGTGGTTTTACCCTCATCGAGCTTGTCGTTGTGATTGCCGTCATCGCCATACTGGCGGCGGTGGCATTGCCTCGCTATATAAACCTCCAGCAGCAAGCGCGCGTTGCAAAGGTTCAGGGCATCTACGGCGCGATCCGCTCAGCCGCGGCTCTAGCCCACGCCCAAGCCCTGGTCACGAGTACTCCGACGACAGGGGCCGCGACGGTCGTCATGGAGGGGCAGACCATCGACTTGTTCCACGGCTACCCCACCGCGTCGAGCTCAGATAACAATCCGCTTCCCGCGGCGCCCAACCGCGGCATTCTGGTGGCTGCCCAACTCGACGACGTGGCCGACGGGCTGACTTTCGCCGGGGGTGGAACGGGGGCGGGCGCAACCCTCAACGTCCGGGTGATCGGCGCGCCTACGCCTACCGCCTGCCAGGTGAGTTACACGGCACCGGCCGCAGGAGGCAGCTCCCCGGCGATCACCGTGGTCACGACGGGCTGCTAA